A stretch of the Labilithrix sp. genome encodes the following:
- a CDS encoding tetratricopeptide repeat-containing protein, producing MRERAAAAAAALFFFAAAARANEPPPTPEHEAVFRAGMEQYEKGNRPAAIATWENLLATLGEGRGYKILYNLGVAYQASGDVTRAIERYRAFVAQVKRRENVGKDLVARSADATTRLEQLESTHGAVDVRAPKSGPIVLTRVGTSEPRPAGYVVWLAPGTHAIEVNVGTQKIERREVIVEKGKTVVVDTSPPEEPAPPPPAPPPEPPPPRGVSAWVWVGAGVTLASVALPVASYLVADGKGDDARALGRGSGRYADAKDTYETWRTLHYVSYAVPAVLAGITIAIAVLGPSKRVTVGFDGSQLRVGGAF from the coding sequence ATGCGTGAGCGCGCTGCCGCGGCCGCGGCCGCCCTCTTCTTCTTCGCCGCCGCCGCGCGCGCGAACGAGCCGCCGCCGACGCCGGAGCACGAGGCCGTCTTCCGCGCGGGGATGGAGCAGTACGAGAAGGGCAATCGCCCGGCCGCGATCGCGACCTGGGAGAACCTGCTCGCCACGCTCGGCGAGGGCCGCGGCTACAAGATCCTGTACAACCTCGGGGTCGCGTACCAGGCGAGCGGCGACGTCACGCGCGCGATCGAGCGGTACCGCGCCTTCGTCGCGCAGGTGAAGCGGCGCGAGAACGTGGGGAAGGACCTCGTCGCCCGCAGCGCCGACGCGACGACGCGGCTCGAGCAGCTCGAGTCGACCCACGGCGCGGTCGACGTGCGCGCGCCGAAGAGCGGTCCGATCGTGCTCACGCGCGTCGGCACCTCCGAGCCGCGCCCCGCCGGCTACGTCGTCTGGCTCGCGCCGGGCACGCACGCGATCGAGGTCAACGTCGGCACGCAGAAGATCGAGCGCCGCGAGGTGATCGTCGAAAAGGGTAAAACCGTGGTCGTCGACACCTCGCCGCCGGAGGAGCCCGCGCCGCCGCCACCTGCGCCGCCGCCGGAGCCACCGCCGCCGCGCGGCGTGTCGGCGTGGGTCTGGGTCGGCGCCGGCGTGACGCTCGCGAGCGTCGCGCTGCCGGTCGCCTCGTACCTCGTCGCGGACGGAAAGGGCGACGACGCGCGCGCGCTCGGCCGGGGGAGCGGACGCTACGCCGACGCGAAGGACACGTACGAGACGTGGCGAACGCTGCACTACGTCTCGTACGCGGTGCCGGCGGTGCTCGCCGGGATCACGATCGCGATCGCGGTGCTCGGCCCGTCGAAGCGCGTCACCGTCGGCTTCGACGGCTCGCAGCTCCGCGTCGGCGGCGCCTTCTGA
- a CDS encoding serine/threonine protein kinase → MAKPVRTETAVTPVAAPPPPAESSPWKAGDRLGRYQLVAPLAAGGMGVVFAARLTGAHGVERLVALKTLRPVTSKSDRAALLREARVTSRLHHRNVVGTLDLGEVDDVPYVVMELVDGVSLARLATALKERRDELSPELGAWIVMQAASGLHAAHELSDANGAPLALVHRDVSPQNILLSTSGEVKIADFGIAKFEGREEATATGMIKGKFAYMAPEQANALPLDRRCDVFALGIVLWELLTLERLFHADTPSQIILKVVHEVVRSPAEVRPGVGDDLAAIALKCLAREPAARYATAADVADALRRVLRARAPVDESDLARLVDRWFGVERREAMTQLTASVDGTTMTMAEESQVAASPARTAPSRGARFGVAATAFVVVLGAGGALAWRMRAPTVDAREPSAAAPPEPEVSVSPPSAVESAPPPVPAPPHPSETASAAPRPPPKRPRAAPAPKSSGGSTLFPTL, encoded by the coding sequence ATGGCGAAACCGGTGCGCACGGAGACGGCGGTCACGCCCGTCGCTGCGCCTCCGCCGCCGGCGGAGAGCTCGCCGTGGAAGGCGGGCGATCGCCTCGGCCGCTACCAGCTCGTCGCTCCGCTCGCGGCGGGAGGCATGGGCGTCGTGTTCGCCGCGCGCCTCACCGGCGCGCACGGCGTCGAGCGCCTCGTCGCGCTGAAGACGCTCCGCCCCGTCACGTCGAAGAGCGATCGCGCCGCGCTCCTCCGCGAGGCGCGCGTCACCTCGCGCCTCCATCATCGCAACGTCGTCGGCACGCTCGACCTCGGCGAGGTCGACGACGTGCCCTACGTCGTGATGGAGCTCGTCGACGGCGTCTCGCTCGCGCGCCTCGCCACCGCGTTGAAGGAGCGGCGTGACGAGCTCTCGCCCGAGCTCGGGGCGTGGATCGTCATGCAGGCCGCGAGCGGCCTCCACGCCGCGCACGAGCTCTCGGACGCGAACGGCGCGCCGCTCGCGCTCGTGCATCGCGACGTCTCCCCGCAGAACATCCTGCTCTCCACGAGCGGCGAGGTGAAGATCGCCGACTTCGGCATCGCGAAGTTCGAGGGCCGCGAAGAGGCGACCGCGACCGGGATGATCAAGGGCAAGTTCGCGTACATGGCGCCGGAGCAAGCCAACGCGCTGCCGCTCGATCGACGCTGCGACGTGTTCGCGCTCGGCATCGTCCTCTGGGAGCTCCTCACGCTCGAGCGCCTCTTCCACGCCGACACGCCTTCCCAGATCATCCTCAAGGTCGTCCACGAGGTGGTGCGATCGCCGGCGGAGGTCCGCCCCGGCGTCGGCGACGACCTCGCCGCGATCGCGCTCAAGTGCCTCGCGAGGGAGCCCGCCGCGCGCTACGCCACCGCGGCCGACGTCGCGGACGCGCTCCGCCGCGTCCTCCGCGCGCGCGCGCCGGTCGACGAGAGCGATCTCGCGCGCCTCGTCGATCGCTGGTTCGGCGTCGAGCGCCGCGAGGCGATGACGCAGCTCACCGCGAGCGTCGACGGGACGACGATGACGATGGCGGAGGAGAGCCAGGTCGCGGCGAGCCCCGCCCGCACCGCGCCCTCGCGCGGCGCCCGCTTCGGCGTCGCGGCGACCGCGTTCGTCGTCGTCCTCGGCGCCGGCGGCGCCCTCGCGTGGCGGATGCGCGCCCCCACCGTCGACGCGCGCGAGCCCTCCGCGGCGGCTCCTCCCGAGCCCGAGGTCTCCGTCTCGCCGCCGTCTGCGGTGGAGTCCGCGCCGCCGCCGGTGCCCGCGCCGCCGCATCCGAGCGAGACGGCGTCGGCGGCTCCACGTCCGCCGCCGAAGCGCCCGCGGGCGGCGCCGGCTCCGAAGTCGAGCGGCGGCTCGACGCTGTTCCCGACGCTTTGA
- a CDS encoding VWA domain-containing protein, whose protein sequence is MSDVISQLDLVFCVDLTSSMTPFIEAARAQMVRILDALRATEGVDVRVAVVGYRDHGTVVKLVEVHPFAANSAKTKAVLDKLKVQSPPENTDAAEAVFSGLAAVVDLAWRAGAYRVCVLVGDAPPHACSEERGPHPDRFAIDPTGMSLDDVANTLEENGIFLHALGMIPSVTPFYDKVLERAFTRLGVGSGGAYYAARTGDAAMAVVETVSKRCLADLDFDRRLFSATKRELDLAELVRALDASEDAVNAGLMRLRQRGLLASAR, encoded by the coding sequence ATGAGCGACGTCATCTCCCAGCTCGATCTCGTCTTCTGCGTCGACCTGACCAGCAGCATGACGCCGTTCATCGAGGCGGCGCGCGCGCAGATGGTACGCATCCTCGATGCGCTCCGCGCGACGGAGGGAGTCGACGTGCGCGTCGCGGTCGTCGGCTACCGCGATCACGGCACGGTCGTGAAGCTCGTCGAGGTCCATCCCTTCGCCGCGAACAGCGCGAAGACGAAGGCGGTGCTCGACAAGCTGAAGGTGCAGAGCCCGCCCGAGAACACGGACGCGGCGGAGGCGGTGTTCTCCGGCCTCGCCGCGGTCGTCGATCTCGCGTGGCGCGCGGGCGCGTACCGCGTCTGCGTCCTCGTCGGCGACGCGCCGCCTCACGCGTGCAGCGAAGAGCGCGGACCGCACCCCGATCGGTTCGCGATCGATCCGACCGGCATGTCGCTCGACGACGTCGCGAACACGCTGGAGGAGAACGGCATTTTCCTCCACGCGCTCGGGATGATCCCGTCCGTCACGCCCTTCTACGACAAGGTGCTGGAGCGCGCGTTCACGCGGCTCGGCGTCGGATCGGGCGGGGCGTACTACGCGGCGCGCACGGGCGACGCGGCGATGGCGGTCGTCGAGACGGTGTCGAAGCGCTGCCTCGCCGACCTCGACTTCGATCGCCGCCTCTTCAGCGCGACGAAGCGCGAGCTCGACCTCGCCGAGCTCGTCCGCGCCCTCGACGCGTCGGAAGACGCCGTCAACGCGGGGCTCATGCGCCTGCGCCAGCGCGGTCTCCTCGCGTCCGCGCGCTGA
- the moeB gene encoding molybdopterin-synthase adenylyltransferase MoeB, translating into MPTTYTDLIAQTRRETKEVSLDEVKRRLDANEPYTLLDVREKEEYRAGFIPGAVSIPRGFLEIQVEGRLPDKGAKIVAYCAGGTRSALAAKTLAELGYTNVETANPGFVRWKDLGYPIETPPQLSDAQRDRYSRHLLLPEVGESGQAKLLKSKVLLIGAGGLGSPAALYLAAAGVGTLGLVDADTVDASNLQRQVLHATSRIGAPKIESAEKVLKDLNPDVKVVGYKERLDSSNVDRLFADYDVVVDGTDNFPTRYLVNDASVFLGKPVVHGSIFRFDGQLTTFVPDKAAKKLGIQAGPCYRCLYPEPPPPHLAPSCQEAGVLGILPGVIGVLQATEAVKLLLNRGDVLAGRLLTYDSLKMKFRELKLRRDPNCIVCGPTPSITKYIDYEGFCALPS; encoded by the coding sequence ATGCCCACGACCTACACCGATCTCATCGCGCAGACGCGCCGCGAAACGAAGGAAGTCTCGCTCGACGAGGTGAAGCGGCGCCTCGACGCGAACGAGCCTTACACGCTCCTCGACGTGCGTGAGAAGGAGGAGTACCGCGCCGGCTTCATCCCCGGCGCGGTCTCGATCCCGCGCGGCTTCCTCGAGATCCAGGTCGAGGGGCGCCTCCCCGACAAGGGCGCGAAGATCGTCGCGTACTGCGCGGGCGGCACGCGCTCCGCCCTCGCGGCGAAGACGCTCGCGGAGCTCGGCTACACCAACGTCGAGACCGCGAACCCCGGCTTCGTGCGCTGGAAGGACCTCGGCTATCCGATCGAGACGCCGCCGCAGCTCTCCGACGCGCAGCGCGATCGCTACTCGCGCCACCTCCTCTTGCCGGAGGTCGGCGAGAGCGGACAGGCGAAGCTCCTCAAGAGCAAGGTCCTCCTCATCGGCGCGGGCGGCCTCGGCTCGCCGGCCGCGCTCTACCTCGCGGCCGCGGGCGTCGGCACGCTCGGCCTCGTCGACGCCGACACGGTGGACGCGTCGAACCTCCAGCGCCAGGTCCTCCACGCGACCTCGCGCATCGGCGCGCCGAAGATCGAGAGCGCGGAGAAGGTGCTGAAGGACCTGAACCCCGACGTGAAGGTCGTCGGCTACAAGGAGCGGCTCGACAGCTCGAACGTCGATCGCCTCTTCGCCGACTACGACGTCGTCGTCGACGGCACCGACAACTTCCCGACGCGCTACCTCGTGAACGACGCGAGCGTGTTCCTCGGCAAGCCGGTCGTGCACGGCTCGATCTTCCGCTTCGACGGCCAGCTCACGACCTTCGTGCCGGACAAGGCGGCGAAGAAGCTCGGCATCCAGGCGGGCCCTTGCTACCGCTGCCTCTACCCGGAGCCGCCGCCCCCCCACCTCGCGCCGAGCTGCCAGGAGGCGGGCGTTCTCGGCATCCTGCCCGGCGTCATCGGCGTCCTCCAAGCGACGGAGGCGGTGAAGCTCCTGCTCAACCGCGGCGACGTCCTCGCCGGCCGCCTCCTCACCTACGACTCCCTCAAGATGAAGTTCCGTGAGCTCAAGCTCCGCCGCGACCCAAACTGCATCGTCTGCGGCCCCACCCCCAGCATCACCAAATACATCGACTACGAGGGTTTCTGCGCGCTCCCAAGCTGA
- a CDS encoding VWA domain-containing protein, translating to MVLSALGLAACGGDDDASAFSVAGRTASDSPSGENAGAAPSGGTSSGGSSTSSGGIAAPPSPNAPSSDETPGAQAGLLTAGVWDDNLNFEFYKKYIGLSSNLAGLPSFSITEREQARAQWTARGAKTELDIAFLLDTTGSMGDELKYIQKEIDGIAQSIKDKHPQMTARFGLVLYRDHGDAYLTRELDFTGLDEFKAKLDEQSVGGGGDYPEAVEEGLAATLKLSWRAGSVARMAFWVADAPHHHGDEGSVKDSILGAAAKDVHIYPVAASGSDERTEFTMRTAAQMTGGRYVFLTDDSGVGNAHAEPKIPCYHVTRFDGALVRMVESELTGQHVQPDAKAILRSVGNPVNGQCATKSSGTVSIY from the coding sequence ATGGTTCTCTCGGCTCTCGGCCTGGCGGCGTGCGGCGGCGACGACGACGCCTCGGCGTTCTCTGTGGCGGGGCGGACGGCCAGTGACTCTCCCAGCGGCGAGAACGCGGGCGCGGCTCCGTCGGGCGGCACCAGCAGCGGCGGCAGCAGCACCAGCAGCGGCGGCATCGCGGCGCCTCCGTCGCCGAACGCGCCGTCGAGCGACGAGACGCCGGGCGCGCAGGCCGGGCTCCTCACCGCCGGCGTGTGGGACGACAACCTGAACTTCGAGTTCTACAAGAAGTACATCGGCCTCTCCTCGAACCTGGCCGGTCTCCCGTCGTTCTCGATCACGGAGCGCGAGCAGGCGCGCGCGCAGTGGACCGCGCGCGGCGCGAAGACCGAGCTCGACATCGCCTTCCTGCTCGACACGACCGGCAGCATGGGCGACGAGCTCAAGTACATCCAGAAGGAGATCGACGGCATCGCGCAGTCGATCAAGGACAAGCACCCGCAGATGACGGCGCGCTTCGGCCTCGTCCTCTACCGCGATCACGGCGACGCCTACCTCACGCGCGAGCTCGACTTCACCGGCCTCGACGAGTTCAAGGCGAAGCTCGACGAGCAGTCGGTCGGCGGCGGCGGCGACTACCCGGAGGCGGTCGAGGAGGGGCTCGCCGCGACGCTGAAGCTCTCGTGGCGCGCCGGCTCCGTCGCGCGGATGGCCTTCTGGGTCGCGGACGCGCCGCACCACCACGGCGACGAGGGCTCGGTGAAGGACTCGATCCTCGGCGCGGCGGCGAAGGACGTGCACATCTATCCCGTCGCCGCGAGCGGCTCGGACGAGCGCACCGAGTTCACGATGCGCACCGCCGCGCAGATGACGGGCGGCCGCTACGTGTTCCTCACCGACGACTCGGGCGTCGGCAACGCGCACGCGGAGCCGAAGATCCCCTGCTACCACGTGACGCGCTTCGACGGCGCGCTCGTCCGCATGGTCGAGAGCGAGCTCACCGGCCAGCACGTGCAGCCGGACGCGAAGGCCATCCTCCGCTCCGTCGGCAACCCCGTCAACGGCCAGTGCGCGACGAAGTCGAGCGGCACAGTAAGCATCTATTGA
- a CDS encoding DUF882 domain-containing protein translates to MAAKSAHGHHAKSAHVQKKVEKKSDKSDKSALVRVKAGKKDGAAIKPVVHHAKDVDVSGAGHHEPGMTPPKKNDHGGALVSASMTTKIAKVDKKAKPGNELPKLPAHVKSGKPSKGGAEKGARKPAKSEPASADDGETSRDEELAELVARIRGVHGDASAKSAPSAQGPKQVSHNAPARPPCTKEPVEIVRGPEAERFELTKCDGTIAPGALERFSVLIRPGGTARPTAPASELAKKPGPDIAPGIKRVDARLVERVQRLADHFGKPGAPARFFVISGYRPASIGSMHSSGRAMDFRVDGMKNEDVVSFCKTINDTGCGYYPNSSFVHMDVREPGTGHTTWIDASGPGESPRYVTQWPEPAKHTSPLDRVTATESIPTTRLEEEGEDLLRARRPTSDDEQPIDSGMVSPF, encoded by the coding sequence ATGGCGGCCAAGTCCGCGCACGGCCACCACGCCAAGAGCGCCCACGTGCAGAAGAAGGTCGAGAAGAAGTCCGACAAGTCCGACAAGTCCGCGCTCGTCCGCGTGAAGGCGGGCAAGAAGGACGGCGCGGCGATCAAGCCGGTCGTCCACCACGCGAAGGACGTCGACGTGAGCGGCGCGGGCCACCACGAGCCCGGCATGACGCCGCCGAAGAAGAACGATCACGGCGGCGCCCTCGTCTCGGCCTCGATGACGACGAAGATCGCCAAGGTGGACAAGAAGGCGAAGCCGGGCAACGAGCTGCCGAAGCTGCCCGCGCACGTGAAGAGCGGCAAGCCGAGCAAGGGCGGCGCCGAGAAGGGCGCGCGGAAGCCCGCGAAGTCCGAGCCCGCGTCCGCCGACGATGGCGAAACCTCGCGCGACGAGGAGCTCGCCGAGCTCGTCGCGCGGATCCGCGGCGTCCACGGTGACGCGTCCGCGAAGTCGGCGCCTTCGGCCCAGGGTCCGAAGCAGGTGAGCCACAACGCGCCCGCGCGCCCGCCGTGCACCAAGGAGCCGGTGGAGATCGTGCGCGGGCCGGAGGCCGAGCGCTTCGAGCTGACGAAGTGCGACGGCACGATCGCTCCCGGCGCGCTCGAGCGCTTCTCCGTCCTCATCCGCCCCGGCGGCACCGCGCGCCCCACCGCGCCCGCGTCGGAGCTCGCGAAGAAGCCGGGGCCCGACATCGCGCCCGGGATCAAGCGCGTGGACGCGCGCCTCGTCGAGCGCGTGCAGCGCCTCGCCGATCACTTCGGCAAGCCCGGCGCCCCCGCGCGCTTCTTCGTCATCTCCGGCTACCGCCCCGCGTCGATCGGCAGCATGCACTCGAGCGGGCGCGCGATGGACTTCCGCGTCGACGGGATGAAGAACGAGGACGTCGTCTCGTTCTGCAAGACGATCAACGACACCGGCTGCGGGTACTACCCGAACAGCTCCTTCGTCCACATGGACGTGCGCGAGCCCGGCACCGGCCACACGACCTGGATCGACGCGAGCGGCCCGGGCGAGAGCCCGCGCTACGTCACGCAGTGGCCCGAGCCGGCGAAGCACACGAGCCCGCTCGACCGCGTGACCGCGACGGAGTCGATCCCGACGACGCGGCTCGAAGAAGAGGGGGAGGACCTCCTCCGCGCGCGGCGCCCCACCAGCGACGACGAGCAGCCGATCGACTCCGGGATGGTCTCGCCGTTCTGA
- the dtd gene encoding D-tyrosyl-tRNA(Tyr) deacylase, with product MRAVVQRVAWAKVEVGGEVTGAIEKGLLVYLGAGKGDGAAERDFVLAKVLGLRIFEKDGKMNESVVDVGGALLVVSQFTLYGDVRKGRRPSFDGAMPPEEAERAYEDFVAAARATGIQVETGRFRADMKVTSLNDGPVTIWIDSAK from the coding sequence ATGCGCGCGGTCGTGCAGCGCGTCGCGTGGGCGAAGGTCGAGGTCGGGGGTGAGGTCACCGGCGCGATCGAGAAGGGGCTCCTCGTCTACCTCGGCGCGGGCAAGGGCGACGGCGCGGCCGAGCGCGACTTCGTCCTCGCGAAGGTGCTCGGGCTCCGCATCTTCGAGAAGGACGGCAAGATGAACGAGAGCGTCGTCGACGTCGGCGGCGCGCTCCTCGTCGTGAGCCAGTTCACGCTCTACGGCGACGTGAGGAAGGGCCGCCGCCCGAGCTTCGACGGCGCGATGCCGCCGGAGGAGGCGGAGCGCGCCTACGAGGACTTCGTCGCCGCCGCGCGCGCGACCGGGATCCAGGTCGAGACCGGCCGCTTCCGCGCCGACATGAAGGTGACGAGCCTCAACGACGGCCCGGTGACGATCTGGATCGACAGCGCGAAGTGA
- a CDS encoding 4-hydroxythreonine-4-phosphate dehydrogenase PdxA has product MKPRVAISVGCPCGIGPEVAVVAAARFARKARVTLVGDRGALLAAARLRGVDATKLEVVQPTASLPAPERRPGAPGRAAGAAQLAWIDAATDMVRAREADALVTGPVSKDVIARSGGAVARRFRGHTEHLAERLGAAEVTMAFWSEKLTTSLVTTHLALADVPRAITPAAVARATFWTGDFLARLGARGALAVASLNPHAGEGGLLGKEESRAIAPGIRRARARLAKARVAIDVVGPVPAESALRLGATGGYAGVVAMYHDQATIPMKLLGFGEAVNVSLGLPIIRTSVDHGTAYDRAGKGTADARGMLEAIALALRLGA; this is encoded by the coding sequence GTGAAACCTCGCGTCGCGATCAGCGTGGGATGCCCCTGCGGGATCGGCCCCGAGGTCGCGGTCGTCGCGGCGGCGCGCTTCGCGCGGAAGGCGCGCGTCACGCTCGTCGGCGATCGCGGCGCGCTCCTCGCCGCCGCGCGCCTCCGCGGCGTCGACGCCACGAAGCTCGAGGTCGTCCAGCCCACCGCGTCGCTGCCCGCGCCGGAGCGCCGCCCCGGCGCGCCCGGCCGCGCCGCGGGCGCCGCGCAGCTCGCGTGGATCGACGCGGCGACGGACATGGTCCGCGCGCGCGAGGCCGACGCGCTCGTGACGGGCCCCGTGTCGAAGGACGTCATCGCGCGCTCCGGCGGCGCGGTCGCGCGGCGCTTCCGCGGCCACACCGAGCACCTCGCGGAGCGCCTCGGCGCGGCGGAGGTGACGATGGCGTTCTGGAGCGAGAAGCTCACGACCTCGCTCGTCACCACCCACCTCGCGCTCGCCGACGTCCCGCGCGCGATCACCCCCGCCGCCGTCGCGCGCGCGACCTTCTGGACCGGCGACTTCCTCGCCCGCCTCGGCGCGCGCGGCGCCCTCGCGGTCGCGTCCCTCAACCCGCACGCAGGCGAGGGCGGCCTCCTCGGCAAGGAGGAGTCCCGCGCGATCGCGCCGGGGATCCGCCGCGCGCGCGCCCGCCTCGCGAAGGCGCGCGTGGCGATCGACGTCGTCGGCCCGGTCCCGGCCGAGAGCGCCCTCCGCCTCGGCGCGACCGGCGGCTACGCCGGCGTGGTCGCGATGTACCACGACCAGGCGACGATCCCGATGAAGCTCCTCGGCTTCGGCGAAGCCGTCAACGTCTCCCTCGGCCTCCCGATCATCCGCACGAGCGTCGACCACGGCACCGCCTACGACCGCGCCGGCAAGGGCACCGCCGACGCCCGCGGCATGCTCGAGGCCATCGCGCTCGCGCTGCGGCTCGGTGCTTAG
- a CDS encoding response regulator transcription factor, translating into MLRTLGAEVKTRGLWEDAGGLFEDTHAKVRAIVIETGERPDLAASALRAVRKTTELAQTPAIVAVSARQVSRMDPASGFDDFIVTPCTPVELYARIRQQEWKRSEFSTEERLKVGPLLIDRAAHEVLVEGRAVVLTAKEFALLSFLAQNRGRVFSRETLLSRVWGARYEGGPRTVDIHVRRLRMKLGESLPLETLRGAGYKLRTPSDR; encoded by the coding sequence ATGCTCCGCACGCTCGGCGCGGAGGTGAAGACGCGCGGCCTCTGGGAGGACGCGGGCGGCCTCTTCGAGGACACGCACGCGAAGGTGCGCGCGATCGTGATCGAGACGGGCGAGCGCCCCGACCTCGCCGCCTCCGCCCTCCGCGCCGTCCGCAAGACGACGGAGCTCGCGCAGACGCCCGCCATCGTCGCCGTCTCCGCGCGCCAGGTCTCGCGCATGGACCCCGCGAGCGGCTTCGACGACTTCATCGTCACACCCTGCACCCCGGTGGAGCTCTACGCGCGCATCCGGCAGCAGGAGTGGAAGCGGAGCGAGTTCTCGACCGAGGAGCGCCTCAAGGTCGGCCCCCTCCTCATCGATCGCGCCGCGCACGAGGTCCTCGTCGAGGGCCGCGCGGTGGTCCTCACCGCGAAGGAGTTCGCGCTCCTCTCGTTCCTCGCGCAGAACCGCGGCCGCGTCTTCTCGCGCGAGACGCTCCTCTCCCGCGTGTGGGGCGCGCGCTACGAGGGCGGCCCGCGCACGGTCGACATCCACGTCCGCCGCCTCCGCATGAAGCTCGGCGAGTCGCTCCCGCTCGAGACCCTCCGCGGCGCCGGGTACAAGCTCCGCACCCCGAGCGATCGATGA
- the tldD gene encoding metalloprotease TldD (responsible for the proteolytic maturation of the E. coli pMccB17 plasmid-encoded microcin B17, an exported protein that targets the essential topoisomerase II DNA gyrase; degrades the E. coli plasmid F-encoded CcdA): MATQSALYKAPFGPGGASEIDVQMASKLLAVALSKGADYADVFFEYRAAGGFVYDEGILKSASRGVSMGLGVRAQQGDATGYAYTERLDWDSMKRASETAASIATGGGSAIPQAVTSHALPSRYDLDRVTLDVPGMDKRKLLERAAAAAHAHDPRVVKVECSFAEEIREILVVTSDGRLARDVQPLMRFGIRVIAEKDGKRQEGSSGGGGRTTIGYFDGKSPEWHATQAATQAITMLDAQEAPAGQMEVVLAPGDSGILLHEAVGHGLEADFNRKGTSNYAGQVGNMVASELCTVVDDATLLMSRGSINVDDEGHEPRSSTLIENGKLVGYMHDRLSAKHYNLGPSGNGRRESFACAPMPRMTNTILVAGPHDPEEILKSVKRGVFAKRFGGGQVDISNGDFVFSLTESYLVEDGKITAPLKGVNLIGNGPDVLRKVSMLGHDVETSDGVWTCGKDGQSVPVGVGCPTIKISSITVGGTKV; this comes from the coding sequence ATGGCCACGCAGTCCGCGCTGTACAAAGCACCTTTTGGCCCCGGCGGCGCGAGCGAGATCGACGTCCAGATGGCCTCGAAGCTCCTCGCCGTCGCGCTCTCGAAGGGCGCCGACTACGCGGACGTGTTCTTCGAGTACCGCGCCGCGGGCGGCTTCGTCTACGACGAGGGCATCCTCAAGAGCGCGTCGCGCGGCGTGTCGATGGGCCTCGGCGTCCGCGCGCAGCAGGGCGACGCGACGGGCTACGCGTACACCGAGCGCCTCGACTGGGACTCGATGAAGCGCGCCTCCGAGACGGCCGCGTCGATCGCGACCGGCGGCGGCTCCGCGATCCCGCAAGCGGTGACGTCGCACGCGCTCCCGAGCCGCTACGACCTCGACCGCGTCACGCTCGACGTGCCCGGCATGGACAAGCGGAAGCTCCTCGAGCGCGCCGCCGCCGCCGCGCACGCGCACGACCCCCGCGTCGTGAAGGTGGAGTGCTCCTTCGCCGAGGAGATCCGCGAGATCCTCGTCGTCACGAGCGACGGCCGCCTCGCGCGCGACGTGCAGCCGCTCATGCGCTTCGGCATCCGCGTCATCGCGGAGAAGGACGGCAAGCGCCAGGAGGGCTCCTCCGGCGGCGGCGGCCGCACGACGATCGGCTACTTCGACGGCAAGTCGCCGGAGTGGCACGCGACGCAGGCGGCGACGCAGGCGATCACGATGCTCGACGCGCAGGAGGCGCCGGCGGGGCAGATGGAGGTCGTGCTCGCGCCCGGCGACAGCGGCATCCTCCTCCACGAGGCGGTCGGCCACGGCCTCGAGGCGGACTTCAACCGCAAGGGCACGAGCAACTACGCGGGTCAGGTCGGCAACATGGTCGCGAGCGAGCTCTGCACCGTCGTCGACGACGCGACGCTCCTCATGTCGCGCGGCTCGATCAACGTCGACGACGAAGGCCACGAGCCGCGCTCGAGCACGCTGATCGAGAACGGCAAGCTCGTCGGCTACATGCACGATCGCCTCTCCGCGAAGCACTACAACCTCGGCCCCTCGGGCAACGGCCGCCGCGAGAGCTTCGCCTGCGCGCCGATGCCGCGCATGACCAACACGATCCTCGTCGCGGGCCCCCACGATCCGGAGGAGATCCTGAAGAGCGTGAAGCGCGGCGTCTTCGCGAAGCGCTTCGGCGGCGGTCAGGTCGACATCTCGAACGGCGACTTCGTCTTCTCGCTCACCGAGAGCTACCTCGTCGAGGACGGCAAGATCACGGCGCCGCTCAAGGGCGTGAACCTGATCGGCAACGGCCCCGACGTGCTCCGCAAGGTGTCGATGCTCGGCCACGACGTCGAGACGTCGGACGGCGTTTGGACCTGCGGGAAGGACGGGCAGAGCGTCCCCGTCGGCGTGGGCTGTCCGACGATCAAGATCAGCTCGATCACGGTCGGCGGCACGAAGGTGTGA